A genomic region of Ovis aries strain OAR_USU_Benz2616 breed Rambouillet chromosome 20, ARS-UI_Ramb_v3.0, whole genome shotgun sequence contains the following coding sequences:
- the RNF182 gene encoding E3 ubiquitin-protein ligase RNF182 has product MASQPPEEAAESQVSDELECKICYNRYNLKQRKPKVLECCHRVCAKCLCKIIDLGDSPHGVIVCPFCRFETCLPDDEVSSLPDDNNILLNLTCSGGKGKKCLPENPTELLLTPKRLASLVSPSHASSNCLVITIMEVQRESSPSLSSTPVVEFYRPSSFDSVTTAVSHNWTMWNCTSLVFQTSIRVLVWLLGLLYFSSLPLGIYLLVSKKVTLGVVFVSLVPSSLVILMVYGFCQCVCHEFLDCLAPSS; this is encoded by the coding sequence ATGGCCAGTCAGCCGCCAGAAGAGGCGGCCGAGTCTCAGGTCTCAGATGAGCTGGAGTGTAAGATCTGCTACAACCGGTACAACCTGAAACAGAGGAAGCCCAAGGTACTGGAGTGCTGCCACCGCGTGTGTGCCAAATGCCTGTGCAAGATCATCGACCTCGGGGACTCCCCGCACGGCGTCATCGTCTGCCCTTTCTGCAGGTTCGAGACATGCCTGCCGGATGATGAAGTCAGCAGCCTGCCCGACGACAACAACATCCTGCTGAACCTGACCTGCAGCGGTGGCAAAGGCAAGAAGTGCCTGCCCGAGAACCCCACCGAGCTGTTGCTGACCCCCAAGCGGCTGGCCTCACTGGTCAGCCCTTCCCACGCGTCCTCCAACTGCCTGGTCATCACCATCATGGAGGTGCAGCGGGAGAGCTCGCCGTCGCTCAGCTCCACGCCCGTGGTCGAGTTCTACCGGCCCTCCAGCTTCGACTCGGTGACCACCGCCGTGTCGCACAACTGGACCATGTGGAACTGCACGTCCCTGGTCTTTCAGACGTCCATCCGGGTGCTGGTGTGGTTGCTGGGCTTGCTGTACTTCAGCTCACTGCCCTTGGGCATCTACTTACTGGTCTCCAAGAAGGTCACGCTGGGGGTTGTCTTCGTCAGCCTGGTCCCCTCCAGCCTTGTCATCCTGATGGTGTACGGCTTCTGCCAGTGCGTCTGCCACGAATTCCTAGACTGTCTGGCACCATCCTCTTAA